The Desulfococcus multivorans DNA window CTTTCACCGGGAGAAGGGCACGCTCTGCCAGGGATGCCACCACAACAGCCCCGTCTCGAAAAAGCCGCCCAAGTGCGCCACGTGCCATGGCAAGCCTTTTGATGAGCGAACGCCCATGAGGCCGGGGCTGATGGGAGCGTATCACCAGCAGTGCATGACCTGCCACGCGGAAATGAAGCTGGAAAAGCCTGCCGGATGTACCGGCTGCCACAAAGAGAAGAAGCAGTAACTATATCAATTTCCCTATCTCCGGTCGTCCGTCGGCCCGATTTGAAACGGGCCGACGGATCTCGACGGCGGGAGATACGTCAAACCGACTGAGGAACTGAATATGTCCGTATCCCGAAGAAGATTTCTAACATGGATGGGCGGTGCGAGCTTTGCTACAGCCGTTGGGCGAAAAGCTCATGCCGGAACGAACAAAGAGTTCAAAGGATACCCAGACAGCATGGGCGTGTTGCACGACACGACGCTGTGCGTCGGATGTCGACGCTGTGAGGAAGCCTGTAACAAGGTTAACGATCTCCCGGCGCCGGACGTATCCTTTCGGGACGAATCCGTTCTGAACCAGGAGCGAAGAACCACCGCCAAGGCCTATACCGTCGTCAACAAGTATGCGGATCCCGATCGCCCCGGAGGGGTGACCTTCCGTAAACTTCAATGCAATCACTGCAAGGAGCCTGCCTGCGCATCGGCATGCTTTGTCAAAGCGTTCAAGAAGACCCCCGAAGGTGCCGTGGTTTATGATGCTTCGGTCTGTGTCGGGTGCCGATACTGCATGGTGGCTTGCCCCTTCAATATCCCGGCCTACGAGTATGAAAAGGTTCTCGATCCCAGGGTGATGAAGTGCACCATGTGTCACCCGCGAATTCTCGAGGGTAAAATCCCCGGCTGTGTGGAGGTCTGCCCCGTTGAAGCGCTTACCTTTGGAAAACGTGAGGACCTTATCAGGATCGCCCGGGATCGCATTCGGAAATACCCGGAAAAATATGTCGATCACATCTATGGCGAATATGAGATGGGCGGTACCAACTGGTTGTACATTACCGGCACCCCATACGAAGAGATCGGGATGCGCGAGGATCTCGGCACCACGTCCGCGCCGGAGTTGACGGCGGGGGCTCTCGGGGCGGTGCCCATCGTCGTCGGTCTGTGGCCGGTGCTGTTGACCGGCATATGGGCCATGACCCAACGGAAAGAGAAGATTTCGGCGGAGGAGAAAAAAGAGGCCGTGGCGCAGGCGGTAGCCAAAACCGAGGCTGAGGCCGAAGAGGCCATGGCCGCGGCCATGGAGAAGGCAAGGAAGGATCAGGACGCCGCCGTCAAAAAGGAAGTGAAAAAGGCCCTTGAAGAGGCTAAAAAGGCCAAGGAGGAGGGTACGGACAAGAAGGAGGAGGATGTCTGATGTCTGAGCAAAACGTCGTCGCCAAAAAATCATTTTTTCCGACGGATCGATCCCTGTATACCCCCTTCAATGTAGTCTGCGGGGTGATCCTGCTGGTGGGGCTGCTTCTGACCGTGATGCGGTTCACCGGCGGGTTGGCCGCGGTGACCAACCTGGATGACAATTATCCCTGGGGGCTGTGGATCGGATTCGACCTGATGGCCGGCGTCGCGCTGGCAGCGGGCGGTTATACGACCTCGGCCGCGTGCTACATTTTCGGGATAAAGCGCTTCCATTCGGCGGTCCGTCCGGCCATTCTCACCGGTTTCCTGGGCTACGCCCTGGTCGTGGTGTCGCTGAATTACGATGTCGGCCGACCGTGGCGGCTGCCTTATCCGTTTGTCGTGCAGCGGGGCACCACCTCCCTTCTCTTCGAAGTGGCCGCGTGTGTGGCCCTCTACCTGACGGTGCTCTTCCTGGAATACTCCCCTGCCGCTTTGGAATGGCTGGGCTTCAAGAAACTGCGAAACACCCTGGTCAGGATCACCATGGTGTTGACCATTTTCGGCGTGGTGCTGTCCACCTTGCACCAGTCCTCCCTGGGTGCGCTTTTTCTGATTGCACCGTCCAAGCTGCATCCCTTCTGGTATTCCACCTATATTCCGGTCTATTTTTTCATATCCAGTATTATCGCCGGACTATCGATGGTGATTTTCGAGGGAACCCTGTCCCACAAATATTTCCATGACAAAATGGATGCGACTTACCGGTCGGAGCATGACGGTCTGGTGCTCGGCTTCGCTAAAGGAGCATCCTTCGTCATGGCCGGCTACGTCATCATCAAGATCATCGGCATCGCCGTCGAGAATCAGTGGCATCTGCTGGCGACGCCTTACGGGCTGTGGTTCCTTGTCGAACTGATCGGCTTCGTGGCCCTGCCCTGCTATCTGTATGCGGTGGGCGCCCGGGACAAGAACCTGAAGCTGATTCAGCGGACATCCATCATCGCCGTGCTGGGCATTATTCTTAACCGGCTCAACGTGTGTATCATCGCCTTCAACTGGTATCTGCCCTGGAGTCAGAAGTATATTCCCCACTGGGGGGAGGTCGGATTGACGATCTTCATGCTGACCGTCGGCGTCCTCGTCTTCAGGTTCATTGTCACGCGACAGCCGATTTTCTATGAACATCCCGAATACCAGGCACATCATGCTGAAGACCTCGATGTACACCACAAAGCACAACACTAAAGATAACGGACCTTGGAGGACCATGTTATGGACGGCATATTTTACACGCTTCAGGATTTCATGACCCATACCAAAGGGGTTACCTATATCATTATGGTGCTGGCTTTGATCAGCATCACCGCGTTCTGGCGTTTCCTAACCGACAGAGATGACGATTAACCGTCGGCACAAAAGGAGATTATAATATGGAGATGGATATATATAAATTGGTAACCGGACCGGTGGCGTGGTTGGCGTTCGGCATCTTTTTCATCGGGGTTATCGTCCGAGCCGCACTCTATATCAAGGGTCTGGACTGGCAGATGGATCGCGTCGCCTATACCGCTCACCGAAAGCACGGTATCAGGGGTGCCATAAGATCCATCGCGGCGTGGCTTGTTCCTTTCGGGACCCACAGCTGGCGGTTCTATCCCTTTTTCACCATCGTATTTTTCACATTCCACATCGGGTTGCTGGTGGTGCCGATTTTTCTTCAGGGTCATTCGATCCTCCTCAAAGAGCGGTTCGGCTTCGGCCTTCCGACCATATCCGATTTCAGCGCCGACATGCTCACTATCGGCGTGATGACGGCAGCGGTGTTCCTTGTGCTGCGGCGTCTGGCGCTTCCGGAGGTTCGTATCATTACGACCTGGTATGATTATCTGGTGCTTGCCATTGCCGTAGCGCCGTTTCTGACGGGTTTTCTGGCGGCACACCGGATCGGGAACTATAATTTCTGGTTGATATCACACATCATAACAGGCGAAATCATGCTGGTGGCGATTCCGTTCACCAAACTTTCCCACTTTGTCCTTTTCTTCATGAGCCGAATGCAGATCGGTATGGATTTCGGCATCAAACGCGGCGGCATGAAAAGCAAGGGGATGGCGTGGTAGTTCTGACGATACAGGGTGGATCGGACCGCGGGACCGGCTCCGCCTGCAACGGATAATAGAGATAACGAGGTATCCATCATGGCATTAGGCAAGCTCTGCAACAGAGAACCCGTCAATACCCTGGAGCAACTTCAAGAGCTCCTGAACGACAAGGGCGGCAAACAATATTATGAAGAAATGAGCGATCTTGACGTCGATCAGGCGCTCTTGTGGAATACCATCCAGAAAACCATCAAGGCCAAATCCAGGATCAAAACCTGGCTCGAGATCTGTGCCCACTGCGGCATGTGCGCCGACAGCTGTTTTCTCTATCTGGCCAACAACAAGGATCCCGAACAGGTGCCTTCCTACAAGATCCAGTCGACGCTGGGGGAGATCGTCAAACGGAAAGGCAAGGTCGACAACGCCTTCATGCAGAAGGTCATGGACACCGCATGGTCCAAATGCACCTGTTGCAACCGATGCGGCCTTTACTGTCCCTTCGGTATCGACATGGGCGTCATGTTCAGCTATCTCAGGGGATTGTGTTTCCAGCAGGGATTCATTCCCTGGGAGATGAAGATCGGTTCCGGAATGCATCGGGTCTTTCGTGCCCAGATGGATGTCACCACTGAGGACTGGGTTGAAACCTGCGAGTGGATGGCCGAGGAGTGGGAAGAGGATTGGCCCGGCCTGGAGATCCCTGTCGACAAGGAGAACGCGGACATCCTCTACACCGTAAACGCCCGGGAGCCTAAACACTATCCCGAGGATCTGGCGGAGGCGGCGGTGCTCTTCCATCTGGCGGGTGAGAACTGGACCGTTCCCAGTGAAGGTTGGGAGGAGACCAGTCTTGCCATGTTCGCCGGGGACTGGGAGGGGTGCAAGCTGCAAGTTCAGTCGGTATATGATGCCATGAAGCGTCTGAACCCCAAACGGATGGTCGTCACCGAGTGCGGTCACGCCTACCGCGCCACCGTCATCGAAGGCCCTTACTGGGCCGGCCTGAAGGACGGCCAAACCCCCATTCCCAGTCTTCATTATGTCGAGTGGGTGGCCGAAGCCCTGAGGACCGGAAAGCTCAAGATCGATCCGGCCAAGCGGATCAAGGAGCCGGTAACCTATCAGGATTCCTGCAACTATATCCGTAACGCCGGTCTGGCCGACTGCGCGCGTGAAATCATGAGCTATATTGCCGAGGATTTTCGCGAAATGACCCCCAACCGCGAGCATAATTTCTGCTGCGGCGGCGGCGGCGGTTTCAACGGCATCGGGCGATACCGGAAGGAGCGGAACATCGGACTGAAGGTCAAATGTGATCAGATCCTGGCCACCGGCGCAAAACTGGTCATCTCACCGTGCCATAACTGCTGGGATGCCATCCGTGATCTGGAAGAGGTTTTTGAGGTCGGCATCCGGTGGAGCTTCCTCAAGCCGCTTCTGTTGAAAATGGTCATCGTTCCGGATCATCTGAAGCCGTCTGAGGAGGAATAATCTCGAATCATGAATCAGGTCACGCTGAAGGCCGACGGTACCCTGGCGGAAGGGGGTAAGGCGGCGGAGGCCGACCCCCTGTTGTATCTGGGGTGCCAGGTGGTCCTCGAGGAAGCCTGCACCCTCAGAAGTGTTTTTCGGATGCTGGAGCGATACCCGGCCTATCAGAAACTGAACGCCTTCTGGCCCTCTTATCTGGCACAGTTTCACAACAGTCCGGATTCAGGATGCCTTTACGACGGATTCAGATTTTTGGAATTTTCAAAGAACGTCGAGATGATCGGATTTCCGGGAAAGCCCCGCGTGGAAATCTACAACTCCTTTTACGGCGTTGGAGATGGCGGGGAGGCGGTGATGCTCAGGTCCGTCCCTCTGGAAAATTTGCTGGACATGCCGGTCAAGCTGGGCCGTCTGAAACATATCGTATTCGGTGATCGGGTTGATGTGCTGGCATTTGACACGGTTTTCAATCTCTTTGAATTGATCGACGGGATTCTATGGGAACTTGGCTTTCAGGGGACGCTGATGGCCTGTGAATTGAGGAGGTAAACAATGTTCAAGAAGATATTATTTGCAACGACGGCCACGCCGGCTTGCGACAATGCAGCCCATGTCGCCTTTGATCTGGCCAGGAAATATCAGTCGGAACTGACGGTCCTGCATGTTTTCGGCCGCCCGTCACGAGGATTCAGCGCCACGGTCACCGACAGCAGAAGCGGTGAGGAAGACTATGTGGATGCCGATTACGTGGAATGGGTCAAGGATGAGATGAAGACCTATTATGCCGAACAGAGCAAGGCATCCGGTGTGGAACCGACGATGTTGCCGGTGGTGGGCATCCCCCACACCGAGATCCTGCGCTACCTTCGCAAATCGGACGTCGATCTGTTGATTATGGGTGCCCACTCCCGACAGGAGGATCCCGGCGCCACCCGCTATCGGAGTGTTGTGGGCAGCACAATGCAGCGGGTCGCCAAGGCCGCCCGATGTCCGGTTTTAATCGTGAGCCGCCCGTGCACTACCTGCCTCTGGTATTTTTCCAATATCATTTTCGGAACGGATTTTACGAAGGCATCGGATTCCGCTTTTAAATTCGCTTTTAAACTCTGTAAGGAAATCGGGGCAAAGCTCTATATGTTTCATGCCCTGGATCTCAGCAGCGTTCAGTCGGGAACCGTCCTCGAACAGTCGGAGATCGAGGCGATGATCAAGGCGGCCCAAAGAAAGATGGAACTCAAATATGTCTCCCAGATGGGCGATTACGACAACTATGAGATTGAAATATGGGAAGGGATCCCCTATGTCGAAATCCTGAAGTATGCCCGGGAGAAAAACGGCGATCTCATTGTCATGGCTCACCACACGAGAGAGATCGATCCCGAGCAGGCGCTCCTGGGAAGCACGGTAGAGCAGGTGGTCCTCAGGGCATCCTGCCCGGTGGCGAGCGTGAACCGTCCAGACAAGGTGTCGGATTAGTCGATTTCCAAATGGGGAGATCGGGTTTTCATACGGGGTTTCCATGAAGAAGAAAAAGGTTCTGGTTGTAGACGATGAACTGGACATGAGGATCTATATTTCAACGGTCTTCGAGACGAGTGGGTATGAAGCGGTCACGGCGAGAGACGGAAAAGACGGTCTGGCCAAAGCCAGAAAGTTGCTCCCGGACCTGATCATTCTGGATATCATGATGCCGGGGGAAGGGGGCGTCCTCATGTACCGGCATCTGAAATCCGACGATGTCTTGAAAGATATCCCCGTTCTGATGCTCTCCGGGGTCGGGAAACAGACCTTTTTTCATTACCTGAAGATGATGAATATTCAGCCGGACGACGCCATCCCCGAACCTGAAGCCTATGTCGAAAAGCCGCCCAAGCCGAATGAATTGCTGGAGATTGCGGAATCCTTGCTTCGGCCGGCGGCTTGAGACGTTCTTTCCCGTCATTATCCATTCGTTGCTTCCATGTCGTCCAAAGCGTCCCCCTTGGCGTTAACTTCTTACCAGGTGGTTCCATATGGACAAACGACTCTTGCTGGTAGATGACGAAGACGATATCCGGGAAATCCTTTCCATTTATCTTGCCGATCTGGGGTATGCCGTCGATGCGGTCGCCGACGGCGTCGAAGCCCTCGAAGTGTATCGCCGAGAGCGACCGCCTCTCGTCATTACCGATATCAAGATGCCCGGCATCGACGGCATCGATCTCCTGAGGGAGATCAAGCAGATGGATTCGGACACGGAAGTTATTATGATCACCGGCCACGGCGATCTTGATCTGGCCATCAAGAGCTTGAAGCACGAGGCCACCGATTTCATCACCAAGCCCATCAACCATGACATCCTCGATCTGGCGGTCAACCGTGCCTGGGAAAAGATCACCATGCGCCGGCAAATCCGCGAACACACCGAAAATATCCATCGTCTGGTTCAGGAAGAGCTGCGCGTCACCCGCCATAAGTACCATCAGCTTTTCGAAGCGGCACCCTGTTATATCACCGTTCAGGATCGACACCTCAAGATTACCGAAAGCAATCGGCTTTTCAAGTCCCACTTCGGCGACGCCGCCGGTCTGAGTTGCTATGCCGCCTACAAACACCGACAGGAGCCATGTCCGGAATGCCCGGTGTTGATGACGTTCGATGACGGAGAGTCCCACCGGACCGAGACGGTCGTAACAGCGAAGGACGGCCGCCAATACAATGTGCTGATTACCACGGCGCCCCTTCGGGATGCCGCCGGTCGGATCACCCATGTCATGGAGATGTCCATCGATATCACCCAGATTCGGCAGCTCCAGGATCAGCTCACCAATCTGGGACTGTTGATCAGCTCGGTTTCCCACGGGGTCAAGGGCTTGCTGACCGGCATGGACGGCGGCATCTATATGCTGCGGTCCGGGATCAGGAAGGAGGACATCGCGTTGATGGAAGAGGGGATGGAGATTGTGAGGCAGATGGGGATGCGACTCCGCAAGCAGGTGCTCGACATCCTCTATTACGCCAAAACCCGAGAGCTTCAGACCGAGAAGGTCGAGGTGCAGGCCTTTGCCGAAAGCGTCGCCAATACCGTCGTTCCCAAGGCCGAAGCCGCCGGCGTCGCGTTCGTTCGGATGTTCGATCCTTCGCCGGGCGTCATGGAAATCGATCCGGACGTGGCGACGGCCGCCCTGGTCAACATCCTTGAAAACGCCATCGACGCCTGCAGCGAGAAGATGGACAAGGCTGCCCACCAGGTCGTGTTCACTGTCAAGGGTGAACCTGATGCAGTGCTTTTTGAGGTCCAGGACGACGGCATCGGCATGGACCGTGAAACCCGTGAGAAGATGTTTACCTTGTTTTTTTCCAGCAAGGGAAACAAGGGCACCGGTCTGGGACTCTTCATCGCCCACAAAATGGTCGATCAGCACGGGGGAGATATTACCGTGGACTCCACGCCGGGGAAGGGGAGCCGGTTTCGAATACGACTGCCGAGGATGCAACCCGGGAAGAATGCGCGACCGTTGAACGGGGGATGAACCATGCAGGTTAATCTGCCTATTCTTTTGCTTTTACTGTGTGTCGGAACGCTGGTTTGCTTCCTGATGCTCAAATTGGTTCGACAGCGTCGGGAGTACCGTATCCTGTTTGAAAGCGTACCCTGCACGATCTCCATTCAGAACAAGAACTTCGAAATTATTCGATACAACCGTGAATTTGCCGACACCTTCGACATCAGCCAGGGGAAATACTGCTACACGGTCTATAAGGGCCTCCGTGAGCGGTGTGTGTCCTGCCCCGTTTCCAGGACCTTCAATGACGGCAAATCGCATTACAGCGAGGAGGAGCGGACCAACAAGGATGGATCGAAGAAGTTCTGGATCGTCAAGACCGCACCCATCCGCAACACCAAGGGCGAGATAACGGCCGCCATCGAGATGTGTCTGGATGTGACCCATCGAAAGGAACTCGAAGAGGAGCTTTCCCGATCCGAAAAGAAGTATTACGCTATTTTTAACAACATTCCCAATCCGGTATTTGTTCTGGATCCCGATTCTCATCGAATTCTGGATTGCAACCGGAGTGTCGAGGCGGTTTACGGCTATGCGCAATCCGAGGTTATCAGCCGTTCCTTTCTCGACTTTTTCGTTGAAGAGGACAAATCTCATTACGAGTTCAATCTCAACAAAGCCAGCGAGATTAATCAGGTCAAGCAGGTGACCAAAGACGGAGCGATTCGCTTTGTCAACATCCGGATTTCGCCTACCGAATTTCTGGGGCAGCACGTGCTTCTCGTGACCGCAGGCGATATCACCAAGCGACTCGAGGCCGAGCATCAGCTTTCCCAGGCCAGTAAGCTTGCGACATTGGGCGAGATGGCAACCGGCGTCGCCCATGAATTGAACCAGCCCCTTACCGTCATCAAAATGGCCAGTACCTTTTTTATGAAAAAGATCAGCCAGAACGAGGCGATACCGGCGGAGATTTTGCGCAATATGTCCGAGAAGATCAGTAACAACATCGATCGGGCGAATCGGATCATCAATCACATGCGGGATTTCGCCAGAAAATCGGATATGCGGCTGGACAAGGTCCAGGTCAACGATGTCCTGGGAAAAGCCTTTGAAATCTTCAGCCAGCAATTCAAGTTGAGGCAGATCGCGGTGACCTGGGAGCTACAAAAGAATCTTCCCGTCATCATGGCCGATGCGGGCCGGCTGGAACAGGTTTTCATCAATCTTCTGGTCAATGCCCGCGACAGCATCGAGAAAAGATGGGCCAAGTCAGACCCGAATGCCGTTTCCGAAAAGCGGATTTTTTTGAAGACGGCCCTGAAAGGCAAAAAGGTGGTCGTTGAGGTGGAAGACACCGGTACGGGGATTCCCAAAGGCATTCAGAACAAGATCTTCGAGCCCTTCTTCACAACGAAGGAGGTGGGAAAGGGAACAGGTCTTGGGCTTTCCATCAGCTACGGTATCGTCAAGGATTTTCACGGCGAGATCCGGTTGTGCGACCCTTTTCACGGCGGTGCGTGTTTCCATTTGGAATTTCCCATCCATCAACTGACACAAGATGTGGAACATGGAAAAAAATAAAATATTGCTGGTCGATGACGAAGAAGATATCCGGGATATTCTGGGGATCGTGCTTACGGATATGGGATATCGGATCTATTCCGCAAAAGATGGTGAAGAAGCCCTGCGGATATTCGATCGGGAACTCCCGTCGATAGTGCTGACCGACATCAAGATGCCGGGAATGGACGGCATCGAACTCCTGAGGGAAATCAAGCGTCGGGCACCCGAGACGGAAGTGATCATGATCACCGGTCACGGGGACATGGAATTGGCGGTTAAAAGCTTGAAATACGAGGCAACGGATTTCATCACCAAACCCATCAACGACGATATTCTGGAAATTGCCCTCAGGCGGGCCAACGAACGCATCGTCATGAAGAAACAGCTCACGATGTACACCGAAAACCTGGAGCGGTTGGTGGAGGAAAAGACCCGAAAGCTGGTGGAGACCGAGCGTCTGGCGGCCATCGGCCAGACGGCGGCCGGATTGGCCCATGCCATCAAGAATATCACCGGGGCGCTGGCCGGCGGCGTTTTCGTGCTGGACAAGGGGTTCGAACTGGGGAACCGTCAATACATCCGGAAGGGATGGAAAATCGTCAAGAAAAATGTTAAAAAAATCAATAATGTCGCTGTTGAGTTGCTGAATTTTGCCAGTGAAAGAAACCCCAGCTACCAGCATTGCGATCCCAATGGACCGGCGCGGGAGATTTACGAACTGATCAAGCCCCAGGCGAGGGAATACGGCATCACCTTTCATCTGAAGGTGGATGAAGACCTCCCCTATGTCTGGTTCGATCCCGATGGAATCCACCGGGCCCTCCTGAATCTCGTCACCAATGCCATGTATGCGTGCATGGACATTCGATGTACGCTCAAGAAAAAGGAGATCACGCTTCGTACCTTGCGGTCTCCCGGCTGGGCCGTCGAATATCAGGTGGAAGACACCGGCTGCGGGATGGAGGAGGAGATAAGGGGCAGGATTTTCCGGAATTTTTTCAGCACTAAAGGTTATGACGGAACCGGTATGGGTCTCATGATCACCAAGAAAATCATCGATGAGCACGGCGGAACCATCGAGGTCCGTTCCCAAAAAGAGGTTGGAACGATCTTCTCGATCCGGCTGCCGCAAACGCGTCGAATGGATTGAGCGGAGGATATCATGATCCGGAAGCCCGCGGTTTCAGGTTTAGGCGACGGGTCGATCAACATGGAGAGAGAGCGTTAGTTATGGAACAAGCCTACAGCATCGTTATTGTCGAGGATCATCGTATTCTTCGGGAAGGACTCCGTTCCCTTCTTTCTCAAAATCCGGATTTCAACATCGTCGGAGAGGCGGAAAACGGACTTGATGCGATCCGACGCGTCCGGGAACTCATGCCGGATTTGGTCCTGATCGACCTTTCCATGCCCAAGATGGACGGCCTTGACGCCATTCGCGAGATCAAGGGGGAGTTTCCCGACATCAAGTTGCTGGTGCTCACCGTACACAAGGCCGAGGAGTATGTGTTCGCTGCCCTAAAGGCCGGGGCGAACGGCTACCTGCTGAAGGACAGCACCTATACGGAACTCCGGTTGGCCATCGAAAACGTGTTGGCCGGGCGGACCTATCTCAGCCCGGGTGTTTCGGAGAAGTTGGTGGCCTCCTACCTGGAAGGCAAGAAACCGCCTCAGAGCGAGTCCTCTCTGGATGCCCTCACCCAGAGGGAGCGACAAATCCTCAAGATGATCGCCGAGGGCCACAAAAACCGAAAGATCGCGGAATATCTCTGCATCAGCGTCAAGACTGTCGAAAAGCACCGTTCCAACCTTATGAAAAAGCTGGATCTCCACAATGCTTCGGAACTCACCGCATACGCTATCGAAAACGACCTCATTACCCAATGAGGTACTCCTGAAGCTGATGCCGGGCCTCTGCGAAGCACGTCAATAAGACCTTACGCATGAGTAACCCCATCGGGCTTCCACCCGGGTGCCCTTGCCCGGAGACGACGTGATGCGGAACGACCCTCCCGAGAGTTCGGCGCGTTCTTTCATTCCGGTCAGACCAAAAGCCAGAGCCGAAGATCCCGAGGTCATGAACCGGTCCACGCTGAATCCGCGTCCGTTGTCCTCAATCCGTAATTCAAGAGCATTGTCCTTTTTCCCCAGGTAGATCGACACTGCTCCGGCGTCGGCATATTTGGCGATATTGTTCATGGCTTCCTGAACAATCCTGAAGATGATGATCTTGAGGGTTTCGGGTACCTGATCCTCCTCGATCTCAATGGTTTTCGTCAGGCGGATATGGGAGTAGACGGAAGTGAACTGCCTGCAGAACCATCCGATGGTGGCCAGAATGCCCAGATCGTCGAGAATGGAGGGGCGCAGGTTCATGATGATGTTGCGGATTTCTTCCGAACTTTCCTGCAGAAGGGGCACCAGCGCATCCAGACTTTTGATCGCCTGGCGGGCCACTTTGCCGTCGAGCTGTTGGATAACGGTCTCTACCATGAACTTGACGGCGGAAAGGCATTGACCGATGCCGTCGTGGAGATCCGCGGCGATGCGTTTCCGCTCCGCTTCCTGAGCGTTCAGGAGACGGCTGGAAAGAACTTCCAGGTCCCGGGTCCGCTCTCTGACGCGCCGTTCCAGTTTGTCCCGGGCCTCGCGAAGAGCAACCTCCTTTCGCTTACGGTCCCTTTCCACATCAATGCTGTGAAGGGCGTAGGCGATGTCGTCCGCCACATCCTTGAAGAGTTCGTGCTCCTCAGGATCCTGACTGTAGGCAATTGGAACGGAGACTGTGAGAATACCGTATATGCGGCCGTCATGTTCGAGCCGGGCCGAGATGGACCCCCTTCCGTCATACATATAGGATACCGGGCAGTTGAGGCATTCCCGGCACGGATTCGTGGTGACCAGAAACCGGTCTTCACTCAGCACCATGTGACAGCATCGCGGCATGCGGTCGTTCTCGATTTTTTGGAGGATTTTCTGGAAATCCGCGCCCAGGCCCGCTTCCGAACCCGTGGTAACGCGCCCGTGTTCATCCACCAGGACGATCCAGGCATTGTGGAAGCTCCGCTTTTCGATAAGACTCGAGCAGATGCCCTGGATCAGCGATTGAGGGTCCTTTTCCTTGATGATGAGTCGGCTGACATCGCGGATGGAGCTCAACACCGCATTGAGGTGGCTGATCTTGTCCTTTTCTTCGCGGCGCTGGGCGATCCGGTTTTTCAGCCCCTCGACCCGGGTCGCCAGTTCTAAGCATTCGTTGTAGATTGACGTGTCATTCATGGTATGATCGACTATTCGGGAATAGGGTTGTTCTCAATAAACTACTGTATAGTGTTTAAATTGAAAATACAACGCGCATTTTCAGCAGATAGGCGACGTCAAGGGCGTTAAGTTCGGTGTCTGTCCGTCGTTGACGGCGGGCATGGCATTTTCAGGAATGTCGGCCGGAAAGAAGGGTGTAAGCGGTTGGGATCCTGGGATCTACTGCAGGCAGTTCGGATCTACAGTCATTGAGGTTCTTCAGTACGGCAATGACGGCAGGGCGACCTGGGAAGCCGGACGGATCAGGGGGTCGGCTCCACCCGAATGGCGTACCGGCGGCCCCCCATGCGGAGAATGTAGGCATTGTCTTCCCCCTCGAGCATACGCGAGAGTTTGAGAAGGCCCCGTTCGCTGAATTTTATCCGTTCATCTTCCCGCATGATATAAAGCTGGTCGGCTTTGATAAAAAGTGTTTCCGGGGAAAGGGGCAGGGTTTCGCCGGTGTTGAGGTGGAGACGGATCGGGTCGGCATCTTCGACGTCGACGACGAAGAGGGGTGTGTCTTCATAAGAAAAATAGACTTTCTCAATATAGTCGCCGTTGACCTGGGTCAGAAAGTAGCCGGCATCGTCCTTCCGGATGGATCGGTTGAAGTGATCGATGATGCTCTTCTTCTGAAAGGGT harbors:
- a CDS encoding GAF domain-containing sensor histidine kinase; the encoded protein is MNDTSIYNECLELATRVEGLKNRIAQRREEKDKISHLNAVLSSIRDVSRLIIKEKDPQSLIQGICSSLIEKRSFHNAWIVLVDEHGRVTTGSEAGLGADFQKILQKIENDRMPRCCHMVLSEDRFLVTTNPCRECLNCPVSYMYDGRGSISARLEHDGRIYGILTVSVPIAYSQDPEEHELFKDVADDIAYALHSIDVERDRKRKEVALREARDKLERRVRERTRDLEVLSSRLLNAQEAERKRIAADLHDGIGQCLSAVKFMVETVIQQLDGKVARQAIKSLDALVPLLQESSEEIRNIIMNLRPSILDDLGILATIGWFCRQFTSVYSHIRLTKTIEIEEDQVPETLKIIIFRIVQEAMNNIAKYADAGAVSIYLGKKDNALELRIEDNGRGFSVDRFMTSGSSALAFGLTGMKERAELSGGSFRITSSPGKGTRVEARWGYSCVRSY
- a CDS encoding MFS transporter; the encoded protein is MPEVLKEIVIPKEKAVFRMDARGCWHNAQGPFQKKSIIDHFNRSIRKDDAGYFLTQVNGDYIEKVYFSYEDTPLFVVDVEDADPIRLHLNTGETLPLSPETLFIKADQLYIMREDERIKFSERGLLKLSRMLEGEDNAYILRMGGRRYAIRVEPTP